A single window of BD1-7 clade bacterium DNA harbors:
- the cysS gene encoding Cysteine--tRNA ligase: protein MALKLYNTLKGGKDVFTPIEEDIVKMYVCGPTVYNRVHIGNARPAVVFDTLYRVLKALYGTVIYARNITDIDDKIMNTARESGEAISAITARYTDAYVEDMAALNNLPPDITPLATEHLPEMIGMVQALLDQGHAYEAEGHVLFDVQSMDDYGKLSNRNLEDMLAGARVDVADYKKYAGDFVLWKPSSDEEPGWDSPWGRGRPGWHLECSAMIEKHLGETIDIHGGGRDLIFPHHENEIAQSQCAHGGKQFVRYWMHNGYINIDGEKMSKSLGNFRMVNDLLQHYHGEVLRFALLSAQYRSELNFSAELLDKAKAALDSLYGYLRAIADVEAITPSEDVLHASPLFEAMLDDLNTPLAISEFHSLGKSMKTLSGEAQQNAKGLFLSAAQLLGLMQSDVDEWFRGSAGDTDVISAEAVEALLAEMEEARSNKDYAKSDEIRAQLQEQGITLDRNGWRRA, encoded by the coding sequence ATGGCTTTGAAACTCTACAATACGCTGAAAGGCGGTAAAGACGTCTTTACACCGATCGAAGAAGACATTGTAAAAATGTACGTGTGTGGCCCGACGGTGTACAACCGGGTTCATATCGGTAATGCGCGACCGGCAGTTGTTTTTGACACGCTTTATCGTGTGCTGAAAGCGCTCTATGGTACGGTGATTTACGCACGTAACATCACTGATATTGACGATAAAATCATGAACACGGCGCGTGAAAGCGGCGAGGCGATCAGTGCTATCACTGCGCGCTATACCGATGCTTATGTTGAAGATATGGCGGCGTTGAATAATCTTCCACCGGATATCACTCCTCTGGCAACTGAGCATCTGCCGGAAATGATCGGAATGGTGCAAGCTCTGCTGGATCAAGGCCATGCCTATGAGGCCGAAGGCCATGTGCTTTTTGATGTGCAGTCGATGGATGACTACGGGAAACTATCGAACCGTAACCTTGAAGACATGCTGGCCGGTGCACGTGTAGATGTTGCCGATTACAAAAAATATGCCGGTGATTTTGTGCTGTGGAAGCCTTCATCTGATGAAGAGCCGGGTTGGGACAGCCCTTGGGGCCGCGGTCGTCCGGGTTGGCATTTGGAATGTTCGGCGATGATCGAGAAGCACCTTGGCGAAACGATTGATATTCACGGCGGTGGTCGAGACTTGATCTTCCCTCATCATGAAAATGAGATCGCTCAAAGTCAGTGTGCGCATGGCGGTAAGCAGTTTGTCCGTTATTGGATGCACAACGGCTACATCAATATTGATGGTGAAAAAATGTCCAAGTCGTTGGGCAATTTCCGCATGGTGAATGATCTTTTACAACACTACCATGGCGAAGTGTTACGTTTTGCGCTTTTGAGTGCGCAGTATCGTTCTGAGCTTAATTTCAGCGCTGAGCTTTTAGATAAAGCCAAAGCGGCATTGGATAGCCTTTATGGTTATTTGCGTGCGATTGCAGATGTTGAGGCTATTACGCCGAGTGAAGACGTTCTTCATGCCTCGCCATTGTTTGAAGCCATGCTTGATGATTTGAATACACCGCTCGCGATCAGCGAGTTCCATTCGCTAGGTAAATCCATGAAAACCTTGTCGGGCGAAGCCCAACAGAACGCAAAAGGTTTGTTTCTTTCGGCGGCTCAGTTGCTCGGTTTGATGCAGAGCGATGTCGATGAGTGGTTCCGTGGCAGTGCAGGCGATACCGACGTAATTTCTGCTGAAGCGGTTGAAGCGTTGCTGGCTGAGATGGAAGAGGCGCGTTCCAATAAGGATTACGCTAAATCTGACGAGATTCGTGCCCAGCTTCAAGAGCAGGGCATTACACTGGATCGCAACGGCTGGCGTCGCGCTTGA
- the ppiB_1 gene encoding Peptidyl-prolyl cis-trans isomerase B: MVVLHTNFGDITVELNAEKAPKTCENFLAYANEGFYDGTVFHRVIDGFMVQGGGFDKNMDQKSTKAPVENEADNGLKNEVGTLAMARTMDPHSATAQFFINVKDNHFLNHSGKNAQGWGYTVFAKVTDGMDVVNKIKEVQTGSFGMHQDVPKDQVVIEKVTVSA, encoded by the coding sequence ATGGTTGTTCTTCATACCAATTTCGGTGACATCACCGTAGAACTGAACGCTGAAAAAGCACCCAAGACCTGCGAGAACTTCCTTGCTTACGCTAATGAAGGTTTCTACGACGGCACAGTTTTTCACCGTGTTATTGACGGCTTTATGGTTCAGGGCGGTGGCTTTGACAAAAACATGGATCAAAAATCAACCAAAGCGCCAGTAGAGAACGAAGCAGACAACGGCCTGAAAAACGAAGTTGGCACACTGGCAATGGCACGTACAATGGATCCGCACTCAGCCACAGCACAGTTTTTCATCAATGTTAAAGACAACCACTTCCTTAACCACAGCGGCAAAAACGCTCAAGGCTGGGGCTACACCGTATTCGCTAAAGTCACCGACGGCATGGACGTGGTAAACAAGATCAAGGAAGTGCAAACCGGAAGCTTCGGCATGCACCAAGACGTGCCGAAAGATCAGGTTGTCATCGAAAAAGTGACAGTATCCGCTTAA
- the oatA_4 gene encoding O-acetyltransferase OatA, with protein sequence MIERLIFILSCFNPLDNGKRIFNRTGNRFAPVDGIRALSMFYVVVTHAMVVLMISQQAMVREFITSQTWYSQWILMGDKGVDAFFVISGFLIGRLLMEEHQRSSTLNYKRFYYRRWLRLTPVYALFLIVWAQFAAPGVDKNYLWAYLFYVNNFLDEAHRYIPWLWSLAVEEQFYLVFPALLSLFFFRSRRPWLFWAGLFVISLVIRWVILLQQPDLLVSGADLLVGKGDLNARYNQALYINLYTRFGPLVVGGFLAYVWVYRPDWLARLASTRAQLMLWGCLLVVAGFFAFSPVYSDQEQPIWFFYLFHIGHRHLFAVMVALLMVLALQPQGVGRYLASILGSRVWFPFAQLSYSMYIFHLPIIYLTYELMKNSGWALSLSVPNVFVLTGLSLIPLTLVSAFLYTFVESPFIKLREYKRKSIGKNDALCR encoded by the coding sequence ATGATCGAACGACTGATTTTCATCCTGTCGTGTTTCAATCCACTCGATAACGGTAAACGTATTTTTAATCGCACGGGTAATCGATTTGCACCCGTGGATGGTATTCGTGCGTTATCGATGTTCTATGTTGTTGTGACCCATGCGATGGTGGTGTTGATGATAAGTCAGCAAGCCATGGTGAGAGAATTCATCACATCGCAAACTTGGTATAGCCAGTGGATCTTGATGGGTGATAAAGGCGTAGATGCGTTTTTCGTGATAAGCGGCTTTCTAATTGGTCGGCTTCTGATGGAGGAACACCAGCGTTCATCCACATTGAATTACAAACGTTTCTATTACCGACGATGGCTGCGGCTGACACCGGTGTATGCGTTATTTTTGATTGTCTGGGCGCAATTTGCGGCGCCGGGCGTTGATAAAAATTACTTGTGGGCATACCTCTTTTACGTCAATAACTTTCTTGATGAAGCGCACCGATATATTCCTTGGCTTTGGAGCCTTGCGGTTGAAGAGCAATTTTATCTCGTCTTTCCCGCGCTGTTATCGTTGTTTTTCTTTCGATCCCGCCGCCCGTGGTTGTTTTGGGCAGGGCTATTTGTTATTTCGCTAGTGATTCGTTGGGTGATTCTTTTACAACAGCCTGATCTCCTGGTCTCGGGTGCTGATTTATTGGTCGGTAAGGGTGATCTCAACGCGCGATATAATCAGGCCTTATATATCAATCTGTATACTCGATTTGGTCCATTGGTGGTGGGTGGGTTTCTAGCTTATGTTTGGGTGTATCGACCTGATTGGTTGGCTCGGTTGGCATCTACGCGTGCTCAGTTAATGTTGTGGGGCTGTTTATTGGTTGTCGCGGGTTTCTTCGCGTTTTCCCCGGTATATTCAGATCAGGAGCAGCCTATATGGTTTTTCTATTTGTTCCATATTGGTCATCGCCATTTATTTGCTGTGATGGTCGCTTTATTGATGGTTTTGGCGTTGCAACCGCAGGGAGTAGGGCGGTATCTTGCGTCGATACTCGGTAGTCGTGTGTGGTTTCCTTTCGCTCAACTGTCGTACTCGATGTATATCTTTCACTTGCCGATTATTTATCTGACTTATGAACTCATGAAAAATAGCGGTTGGGCGTTATCACTTAGTGTTCCCAATGTGTTCGTTTTAACCGGATTGAGTTTGATCCCTCTAACACTGGTATCTGCGTTTTTGTATACGTTTGTTGAGTCGCCCTTTATTAAGTTGAGGGAGTATAAGCGGAAATCAATTGGTAAGAACGATGCGCTGTGTCGTTAA
- the glnS gene encoding Glutamine--tRNA ligase, with protein sequence MSSTATASNNFIRTIIEEDLKAGNNDGKVVTRFPPEPNGYLHIGHAKSICLNFGLADEFGGECNLRFDDTNPSKEDQEFVDAIKEDVQWLGFTWAGEVKYASSYFGQFYAWAQHLINAGKAYVCDLSPEEASEYRGWATQPGKNSPYRDRSAEENLDLLERMKNGEFDEGTRVLRAKVDMASPNMNLRDPILYRIRKEHHHQTGNDWCIYPSYDFAHGQEDAIEGVTHSICTLEFQDHRPLYEWFLENLPLPSQPKQYEFGRLNINYTVTSKRKLKQLVDEKVVSGWNDPRMPTVSGMRRRGYSADALRNFCNGLAVAKTDGTVDIAQLEFEVRNDLNDNAARAMCVLDPIKVVITNMSEDKVEVLSMANHPNKEEMGNRDVPFTREIYIDRADFSEDTTLGRKKFKRLVFEDYVRLRGAYVIRADEAIKDEAGNIVEIRASLVEGTLGVNPPPEMKPRGVIHWVSASHGKPLEVRVYDRLFTHEAPDKGDENFLDHVNSESLSTITGCWIEPAAAACAPETRFQFEREGYFVSDRYDHSADTPVFNKTIGLRDGNK encoded by the coding sequence ATGTCAAGCACTGCTACTGCATCGAATAACTTTATTCGCACCATCATTGAAGAGGATCTTAAGGCGGGCAACAACGACGGCAAGGTTGTTACTCGCTTTCCTCCTGAGCCGAATGGCTATCTCCATATTGGTCATGCGAAGTCTATTTGTCTGAATTTCGGTTTGGCTGACGAATTCGGTGGCGAATGTAATTTACGTTTTGATGATACGAACCCATCGAAGGAAGATCAGGAATTCGTTGATGCCATTAAAGAAGATGTGCAATGGCTCGGGTTCACATGGGCGGGTGAGGTAAAATACGCTTCCAGCTATTTCGGTCAATTCTATGCGTGGGCGCAGCATTTGATTAATGCGGGTAAGGCTTATGTATGCGATTTGTCGCCAGAAGAGGCCAGTGAATATCGAGGCTGGGCGACCCAACCAGGTAAAAACAGCCCCTACCGTGACCGTTCTGCTGAAGAGAATCTGGATCTATTAGAGCGCATGAAAAATGGCGAATTTGATGAAGGAACACGTGTACTGCGCGCGAAGGTGGATATGGCATCACCGAATATGAATCTGCGTGATCCTATTCTTTACCGTATTCGTAAAGAGCATCACCACCAAACAGGCAATGACTGGTGTATATACCCCAGTTACGATTTTGCCCATGGTCAGGAAGATGCCATCGAGGGTGTAACGCATTCTATCTGCACATTGGAATTCCAAGATCACCGCCCGCTGTATGAGTGGTTTCTCGAGAACTTGCCGCTACCTAGCCAGCCCAAGCAGTACGAATTTGGACGTCTGAACATCAATTACACCGTCACCTCAAAGCGTAAGCTGAAGCAGCTAGTTGATGAAAAAGTCGTCAGTGGTTGGAATGACCCCCGTATGCCAACCGTTTCGGGTATGCGTCGTCGCGGATACTCAGCAGATGCGTTGCGTAATTTTTGTAACGGTTTAGCTGTCGCCAAAACTGACGGTACGGTCGATATTGCTCAATTGGAGTTTGAGGTTCGAAATGACCTCAACGATAACGCTGCGCGTGCAATGTGCGTGTTGGATCCGATCAAAGTCGTGATTACGAATATGTCTGAAGACAAGGTTGAAGTCCTATCGATGGCGAATCACCCGAATAAAGAAGAAATGGGTAATCGTGATGTTCCGTTTACACGTGAAATTTATATTGATCGTGCGGATTTTTCCGAAGACACCACGTTAGGCCGCAAAAAATTCAAGCGCCTGGTGTTTGAAGACTATGTGCGCTTGCGAGGTGCCTATGTCATCCGCGCTGATGAAGCTATTAAAGATGAGGCCGGCAATATTGTTGAGATCCGTGCGAGCCTTGTTGAGGGAACATTGGGCGTGAATCCACCGCCTGAAATGAAACCTCGTGGCGTTATTCATTGGGTGTCTGCTTCACACGGAAAGCCGCTTGAAGTTCGTGTATATGATCGTTTGTTTACTCATGAAGCACCGGATAAAGGTGACGAAAATTTTCTTGATCATGTGAATAGTGAATCTCTTTCTACGATAACTGGCTGTTGGATCGAGCCAGCAGCGGCAGCTTGCGCGCCAGAAACGCGGTTTCAGTTTGAGCGTGAAGGCTATTTTGTCAGCGACCGTTATGATCACTCTGCGGATACGCCGGTATTTAATAAAACCATTGGCTTGCGCGACGGCAATAAATAA
- the folD gene encoding Bifunctional protein FolD protein, with translation MTLVLDGKALAAQTEKQLLQRVEVLKEKSGGRTPILATILVGADPASATYVKMKGNACERVGMSSLKIELPTETTTEQLLGKIEELNANDDVHGILLQHPVPAQIDERACFDAIALEKDVDGVTCLGYGRMAMGEEAYGCATPKGIMRLLEHYKIELEGKHAVVVGRSPILGKPMGAMLLEANATVTICHSRTTNLQHHINQADIIVGAVGKPEFIKGEWIKDGAVVVDAGYHPGGVGDIELSAIKDRCSAYTPVPGGVGPMTINTLIFQTVDSGEKSLG, from the coding sequence ATGACACTCGTTTTAGATGGTAAAGCCCTGGCGGCACAAACTGAAAAACAACTTCTGCAACGCGTTGAAGTTCTAAAAGAAAAGAGCGGCGGTAGAACCCCTATTCTCGCAACCATTCTGGTTGGTGCAGATCCTGCTTCAGCAACTTATGTAAAAATGAAAGGCAATGCTTGCGAACGTGTTGGCATGAGCTCACTAAAGATTGAGTTACCAACAGAAACCACCACAGAGCAGTTATTGGGGAAAATCGAAGAGCTCAACGCCAATGATGACGTTCACGGCATTCTGCTCCAACACCCGGTTCCGGCGCAGATCGACGAACGCGCCTGCTTCGATGCCATTGCACTTGAAAAAGACGTCGATGGCGTAACGTGCCTCGGATACGGACGCATGGCAATGGGTGAAGAAGCCTACGGATGCGCGACACCAAAAGGCATTATGCGCTTACTCGAACATTACAAGATTGAGCTGGAAGGTAAACACGCTGTTGTGGTCGGTCGCTCCCCTATTCTTGGCAAGCCCATGGGCGCGATGCTGCTGGAAGCCAATGCAACAGTTACCATCTGCCATTCCCGCACCACCAATCTGCAGCACCATATCAATCAAGCAGACATTATTGTTGGCGCCGTCGGCAAACCTGAATTCATTAAAGGTGAATGGATAAAAGACGGGGCTGTTGTCGTCGATGCTGGCTATCACCCCGGTGGTGTTGGCGATATTGAGCTTAGCGCGATCAAAGATCGTTGCAGCGCTTATACGCCTGTGCCTGGCGGCGTTGGCCCAATGACAATCAACACGCTGATCTTTCAAACAGTAGATTCAGGCGAAAAATCGCTCGGCTAA
- the bchE_1 gene encoding Anaerobic magnesium-protoporphyrin IX monomethyl ester cyclase: MDSDQFFAAPTTSATLKAYYLKHGQHTASNDIRLIHFRDEDHLQQWTLDHQDALLTDIRTSQNYGQQPIIGFSFYTWNAAEFLALVASLKKQAPGVLSIAGGPHVQQAEDYLGYDPIDLIVLGEGEQTFTQILDCQNNDFSHVNGLAFLDADNKIVETPSRERIKNLSDIPSPLDVLPLTDDNGNALYESIAYETSRGCPYKCAFCEWGTGAIGSKMNQFPMAQIHKDWRTIVDAGIKNIWLADSNFGALREDLEKTELICELKKESGLPITFATSWSKKHNQRTQEMVLLLNKNGLLPHYQLALQTLTPLALTLSNRKNMDSNKYERIAKDMANCDVPIAAELIWGLPGDNLNDYETNLDILLGIFPNINIFGYTLLPGTEFYKKRHAYEIQTLPVAGYGKAKGEYVIGCHTFDTNEGIEGYFLITAHIILNHGYLLPLTIRLMALQGSVPVSTLLRKVLHTLLETHQSYFDGLDLSDKMHIYENRARIYLALFEDADFTYNVIENTITDWLDQHAATDIFKHQASCTIALDKALKPMSADRQQNTYDFPFDARKLLDTLSKMELPIDTIFTDTSNVTVESPGGVGSLLHDPDGGSWMKGHIVEQESPAALNASEPVVFVADRDDRPPTTL, translated from the coding sequence ATGGATTCCGATCAATTCTTCGCCGCACCGACAACCTCCGCGACATTAAAGGCTTACTACCTCAAGCACGGCCAACACACGGCATCTAACGACATTCGTTTGATTCATTTTCGCGATGAGGATCACCTCCAGCAATGGACGCTAGATCATCAAGACGCCCTTCTGACAGATATTCGAACATCACAAAACTACGGCCAACAACCCATTATCGGCTTCAGCTTTTACACCTGGAACGCGGCTGAATTTCTTGCCTTGGTCGCCAGCCTGAAAAAACAGGCACCCGGCGTACTGAGCATCGCTGGAGGGCCCCACGTTCAGCAAGCTGAGGATTACCTAGGTTACGACCCTATTGATTTGATTGTTTTGGGTGAAGGCGAACAAACGTTTACCCAAATACTGGACTGCCAAAACAATGATTTTTCACACGTCAACGGCTTAGCATTTTTGGATGCCGACAATAAGATCGTAGAAACACCATCTCGGGAACGCATCAAAAACCTCAGTGACATCCCCAGCCCACTGGATGTTTTACCCCTCACCGACGATAACGGCAACGCACTTTACGAATCTATCGCCTACGAAACCAGTCGCGGCTGCCCCTACAAGTGTGCATTTTGTGAATGGGGAACAGGGGCCATTGGCAGCAAGATGAACCAATTCCCAATGGCACAAATCCACAAGGATTGGCGTACCATTGTTGATGCAGGTATTAAAAATATATGGCTCGCTGATTCGAATTTCGGTGCACTGCGAGAAGATCTTGAAAAAACCGAATTGATTTGCGAACTCAAAAAGGAATCGGGCTTACCGATAACCTTCGCAACATCGTGGTCAAAAAAACATAATCAGCGTACTCAAGAAATGGTGTTACTGCTGAATAAAAACGGGCTCTTGCCCCATTACCAGCTCGCATTACAAACCCTCACACCGCTAGCATTGACGCTGTCTAATCGCAAAAACATGGATTCTAATAAGTACGAACGTATTGCCAAAGACATGGCAAATTGCGATGTGCCTATCGCTGCAGAATTGATCTGGGGGCTACCTGGCGACAACTTAAACGACTACGAAACCAACCTCGATATTCTTTTAGGTATATTTCCAAATATCAACATTTTCGGATACACCCTTTTGCCAGGCACTGAATTTTATAAAAAGCGCCATGCCTACGAGATACAAACACTGCCGGTCGCAGGTTACGGAAAAGCCAAGGGTGAATACGTTATTGGCTGCCACACATTTGATACCAACGAGGGCATTGAAGGCTATTTTCTCATTACTGCTCACATCATTCTCAACCACGGCTACCTGCTCCCCCTCACCATTCGATTGATGGCGCTTCAGGGCTCAGTGCCGGTTTCGACCTTGTTACGCAAAGTGCTGCATACATTGCTGGAAACACATCAATCGTATTTCGACGGGCTTGATCTTAGCGATAAAATGCACATTTATGAAAACCGCGCTCGTATCTACTTAGCGCTATTTGAAGACGCCGACTTCACCTATAACGTCATTGAAAACACTATTACTGATTGGCTGGATCAGCACGCCGCCACCGACATATTCAAGCATCAGGCATCGTGTACGATTGCATTAGATAAAGCATTGAAACCGATGTCGGCAGATCGCCAACAAAACACCTACGACTTCCCGTTTGATGCCAGAAAACTACTCGACACATTGTCAAAAATGGAATTACCAATCGACACCATATTTACAGACACATCGAATGTCACGGTCGAGTCACCCGGCGGTGTGGGTTCGTTACTGCACGACCCCGACGGCGGTAGCTGGATGAAAGGACACATCGTCGAGCAGGAGAGCCCTGCGGCCCTGAACGCTTCCGAACCAGTGGTGTTTGTCGCAGATAGGGACGACCGACCTCCCACTACCCTTTAG
- the ksi_1 gene encoding Steroid Delta-isomerase, with the protein MSLEAKTQAVETYMKALNDADMSLIEALYSDNATVEDPYGTEAKEGIEAIKAFYTQAFDAGLKAELTGPIRVAGDSAAFPFNVLFAGNVMEIIDVFQFDGNDKVVSMKAYWSEANIKPA; encoded by the coding sequence ATGTCTCTCGAAGCAAAAACCCAGGCAGTAGAAACGTACATGAAAGCGCTGAATGATGCTGACATGAGCCTCATTGAAGCCCTGTATTCCGATAACGCGACCGTCGAAGATCCTTACGGAACTGAAGCGAAAGAAGGCATTGAAGCGATCAAGGCGTTTTACACGCAAGCCTTTGATGCTGGCCTAAAAGCCGAACTGACCGGCCCTATTCGCGTCGCAGGCGACTCTGCAGCGTTTCCGTTCAATGTACTGTTCGCCGGAAATGTTATGGAAATCATTGACGTTTTCCAGTTTGACGGCAACGATAAGGTAGTTTCAATGAAAGCTTACTGGTCGGAAGCCAACATCAAACCTGCATAA
- a CDS encoding Peptidyl-prolyl cis-trans isomerase cyp18, which translates to MFKNTLKTLLLSSSMLISTLVFANPHVEFETSEGNFTVELYPDKAPKSVENFLKYVNKGFYNGTIFHRVIDGFMIQGGGFEPDMLKKKPGAPIQNEADNGLRNNYGTIAMARTNDPHSATAQFFVNVEDNQFLNHSAKTMRGWGYTVFGKVSKGMDTITKIKKVQTSRRGPFQNVPVQDVVIKQAHVIAEKPAKAEPANDKAASPAKAANGQ; encoded by the coding sequence ATGTTCAAAAATACGCTAAAAACTCTGCTTCTATCTTCATCCATGCTGATCTCTACGCTGGTGTTTGCGAATCCGCATGTTGAGTTCGAAACTTCAGAAGGTAACTTCACCGTAGAACTCTACCCTGACAAAGCGCCGAAATCCGTCGAAAACTTCCTTAAATATGTCAACAAAGGCTTTTACAACGGCACCATTTTTCACCGTGTTATTGATGGTTTTATGATTCAAGGCGGTGGTTTTGAGCCAGATATGCTGAAGAAAAAGCCCGGAGCACCGATTCAAAACGAGGCCGACAACGGTTTACGCAATAACTATGGCACCATCGCCATGGCACGAACTAACGACCCTCATTCAGCAACCGCACAGTTTTTTGTCAATGTTGAAGACAATCAGTTTTTAAACCACAGCGCTAAAACCATGCGTGGCTGGGGCTACACCGTATTCGGAAAAGTCAGCAAAGGCATGGACACCATCACCAAGATCAAAAAAGTACAAACATCCAGACGCGGCCCGTTTCAAAACGTCCCCGTTCAAGATGTCGTTATCAAGCAAGCGCACGTAATTGCCGAAAAGCCAGCAAAAGCTGAACCTGCAAACGACAAGGCTGCATCGCCTGCTAAAGCCGCAAACGGCCAATAA
- the oatA_3 gene encoding O-acetyltransferase OatA, whose product MIDWPWARSTDAPRRIDWMAIRQCFSVRENWHSLLQQDTQRNAALDGLRAAAVLYLLFYHAFHLVFLFAVPDDQSQFLMQLSVWLQPLVMGDRSVDAFFVLSGFLVSDLLMREYQRHGSIELWRFLRRRFWRLSPLYYCLILVFVVFAVPWVETRYYLANVLYLNNILPLNHQYIPFTWSLAIEEQFYCLLAIFFALGFLHWRRRFLVLLGLFVGSAAIRLAYLYLHPELLVQPDQLLVVSSPVREGFAEQLYTSTWMRIGPLIAGVLLAYCVRFHGRLMQQIAGARGGIFMLMALAVVLVLANFVPLFGRDYPQLSLLLMIGLHRHVLAVAVMLMMLLALYPARYSRWFSNFCSFNGFAPIAKLGFALYLGHLPVMMGVYIQMLDWGWLDSQLTLANAAALLLIASPFFLSGSILVYILIEKPFLRLRDVKLVVKG is encoded by the coding sequence TTGATTGACTGGCCATGGGCCAGAAGCACTGACGCGCCACGCCGTATAGATTGGATGGCGATCAGGCAGTGCTTTTCAGTCAGGGAGAATTGGCACAGCCTATTGCAACAGGATACGCAGCGTAACGCAGCTCTCGATGGACTGCGTGCCGCCGCCGTGCTTTATCTGCTGTTTTATCATGCGTTTCATTTAGTGTTTTTGTTTGCAGTGCCGGATGATCAAAGCCAGTTTTTGATGCAATTGTCGGTTTGGCTCCAACCCCTCGTCATGGGCGATAGGTCGGTTGATGCGTTTTTCGTATTGAGCGGTTTTTTAGTGTCAGACTTATTGATGCGAGAATACCAGCGGCATGGCAGTATAGAGCTTTGGCGATTTTTGCGACGTCGTTTCTGGCGGCTGAGCCCATTGTATTATTGTTTGATTCTTGTGTTTGTCGTTTTTGCAGTGCCTTGGGTTGAGACCCGCTATTACCTCGCTAACGTTCTTTATTTGAATAATATTCTCCCTTTGAACCATCAATACATTCCGTTCACATGGTCGCTTGCGATTGAAGAGCAATTCTATTGCTTGCTCGCTATATTTTTTGCGTTGGGATTTTTGCATTGGCGGCGTCGGTTTCTGGTGTTGTTAGGGTTATTTGTTGGTTCTGCTGCTATACGATTGGCTTATCTCTATCTACATCCAGAGCTTCTGGTGCAGCCGGACCAACTGTTGGTTGTTTCAAGCCCGGTACGAGAAGGGTTTGCCGAGCAGTTGTATACATCGACTTGGATGCGTATCGGGCCTCTGATTGCTGGCGTGCTATTGGCATATTGTGTGCGCTTTCATGGTCGGTTGATGCAGCAGATTGCTGGCGCTAGGGGAGGTATCTTTATGCTAATGGCGCTTGCGGTGGTATTGGTGTTGGCAAATTTTGTTCCCTTGTTTGGTCGGGATTATCCGCAGCTGTCATTGTTATTGATGATTGGTTTGCATCGACATGTGTTGGCAGTTGCGGTGATGCTAATGATGTTGTTGGCTTTGTATCCTGCTCGATATAGTCGGTGGTTTTCGAATTTTTGCAGTTTTAATGGTTTTGCGCCGATAGCCAAACTTGGGTTTGCACTGTATTTGGGGCATCTCCCCGTTATGATGGGTGTCTATATACAGATGCTCGATTGGGGGTGGTTAGATAGCCAATTGACGTTAGCGAACGCTGCGGCGCTTTTATTGATTGCATCGCCGTTTTTTCTGAGTGGCTCGATTCTAGTTTACATCTTGATTGAAAAGCCTTTTTTACGTTTGCGAGATGTAAAACTCGTCGTAAAAGGGTAA
- the lpxH_2 gene encoding UDP-2,3-diacylglucosamine hydrolase, which yields MTLRFISDLHLDESRPDLAQGFFDYLEKLPADTEALYILGDFFEAWVGDDDDLPFHLNVKQRLKALTEKGIALYFMHGNRDFMIGEQFAEETGGKLLEEGSIINHGDQQYLLMHGDSLCIDDEEYQAFRAQIRNPATIQLLMSQSLDERRTLAKSLRENSQSQNSNKAEDIMDVNQQEVERIMQDNAVSLLIHGHTHRPAIHEFALNDSTAKRVVLGDWHDTGWEVTVTDDNEISLNEFRLAH from the coding sequence ATGACACTGCGTTTTATCTCTGATCTACATCTTGACGAATCTCGCCCTGATCTCGCTCAGGGCTTTTTCGATTATCTTGAAAAACTGCCTGCGGATACCGAAGCCCTCTACATATTGGGTGATTTTTTTGAGGCTTGGGTCGGTGACGATGACGACCTACCATTTCATCTGAACGTCAAACAACGGCTCAAGGCACTCACAGAAAAAGGTATTGCGCTGTACTTCATGCACGGCAATCGTGATTTTATGATTGGCGAACAGTTCGCTGAAGAAACTGGCGGAAAACTTCTCGAAGAAGGCAGTATTATCAACCACGGCGACCAACAGTATTTGCTAATGCATGGCGACAGCCTTTGCATCGACGACGAAGAGTATCAAGCGTTTCGCGCGCAGATTCGCAACCCCGCCACGATCCAGTTGCTGATGAGCCAATCTCTTGACGAACGCCGCACATTAGCAAAATCACTTCGTGAAAACAGCCAATCGCAAAACAGCAATAAGGCTGAAGATATCATGGACGTTAACCAGCAAGAAGTTGAACGTATCATGCAAGATAACGCCGTTAGCCTGTTAATCCATGGCCATACCCACCGCCCCGCCATTCACGAATTCGCACTGAATGACTCAACTGCAAAACGGGTTGTGCTGGGTGACTGGCACGATACCGGCTGGGAAGTTACTGTCACTGATGACAACGAGATTTCCCTTAATGAATTTCGTCTGGCGCACTGA